From the Temnothorax longispinosus isolate EJ_2023e chromosome 6, Tlon_JGU_v1, whole genome shotgun sequence genome, one window contains:
- the LOC139814963 gene encoding uncharacterized protein, giving the protein MFGYGRSDVKCESQRIIARNMWRGQRMGGIPFFKYIRTYFGDYCCSLLNKYIKLMKTCVSLRIKIRFIRSCIRLDVIPSHINLNRAKSNIKLVQNEYINKLNTISYRYGLSILRLELSDAYKSLQCVRHDMYRVYKSISNVFPLGIGNAFFARQEIVESHLWHSRKERVDKKISWLTNISNKRKKSMIGDINYFCSDVNLVDSDIPRKKISLSNPGPNACHVSLQAKNFKQESSLDSLQHGWFRNLSTYTIPDEIVYLLQLGERFGVPINEFEIPKLITEFIKHIEGNINKCQESIRGAVRNESVSLLNKIANKKLTVTKIDKLILGWINSTKKFIKEHPEILFTRADKGSVTVALDKVEYVRNMELSLSDTSFYEVIVKDPVKKLSSELRSLITRWKNKGYIDHSMYKKLNCTDGILPRAYGLPKIHKPGNPLRIIVSSINSPLYMLACCLHEILSEGVSKSPSHIKNSYHLVNKLNGKPFDSNCTLISLDVVSLFTNVPTDPVVDSVTKRWNEISKLTDIPLDEFTIAIRLILNSTYFSFNNKVYKQIFGSPMGSPLSPIAADMVMCDLEQVAISQLKYVPQFYFRYVDDIAMDAPCNEIENTLEVFNSLHKRLQFTCEIGREGRLNFLDVTIVIEDKRIIFDHFHNLLTLAGI; this is encoded by the coding sequence ATGTTTGGCTATGGTCGGTCAGATGTCAAATGCGAGAGTCAGAGAATTATCGCAAGGAACATGTGGAGGGGACAGCGTATGGGAGggattcctttttttaaatatatcagaaCTTATTTCGGGGATTATTGCTGCTCATtacttaacaaatatattaagttaATGAAAACGTGCGTCTCTTtgcgaattaaaattagatttataagATCGTGCATTAGATTGGATGTGATCCCTTCACACATAAATTTGAATAGAGCTAAAAGTAACATTAAACTTGTGCAAAACGAGTACATTAACAAACTTAATACGATCTCTTATAGGTACGGTCTATCCATTCTAAGGCTCGAACTGAGTGATGCGTACAAAAGCTTACAGTGCGTTAGACATGATATGTACAGAGTTTACAAGTCGATCTCCAATGTATTTCCTTTAGGGATCGGGAATGCTTTCTTTGCTCGCCAGGAAATTGTCGAAAGTCATCTGTGGCACAGCCGAAAGGAAAGAgttgacaaaaaaataagttgGTTGACTAATATCTCTAACAAACGTAAGAAATCGATGATAGgtgacattaattatttttgttctgATGTAAACTTGGTGGATTCTGACATTCcgaggaaaaaaatttctttaagcAATCCGGGGCCTAATGCATGTCATGTTAGTCTTCaggcaaaaaatttcaaacaagAATCTTCTTTAGATTCTCTTCAGCATGGTTGGTTTCGCAATCTTAGCACATATACTATCCCGGATGAAATTGTCTACCTGTTACAATTGGGGGAACGGTTCGGGGTTCCGATCAATGAGTTTGAAATTCCTAAATTGATCACTGAGTTCATAAAGCATATAGAaggtaatattaataaatgccAAGAATCCATCCGAGGGGCGGTCAGAAACGAATCGGTATCTTTACTTAACAAAATTGCCAACAAAAAACTTACGGTTACCAAGATCGACAAATTGATTTTGGGATGGATTAATTCCACTAAAAAGTTTATCAAAGAACATCCGGAAATTCTTTTCACAAGAGCGGATAAAGGCAGTGTCACGGTAGCTTTGGACAAGGTCGAATACGTAAGGAACATGGAATTATCACTTTCGGATACTTCCTTCTACGAAGTAATTGTAAAAGATCCGGTAAAAAAACTCTCGAGCGAGTTACGCTCTTTAATAACAAGATGGAAGAATAAGGGATATATTGATCACTCCATGTATAAAAAACTTAATTGTACGGATGGCATCCTTCCAAGAGCTTACGGATTGCCTAAGATCCACAAGCCTGGCAATCCTCTTAGAATAATTGTATCATCTATTAACAGCCCTTTGTATATGCTTGCCTGCTGtttacatgaaattttgtCTGAAGGTGTTTCGAAATCTCCCAGccatattaaaaatagctaCCATTTGGTTAACAAATTAAATGGTAAGCCGTTCGACTCTAATTGTACATTGATATCATTGGATGTCGTTTCACTGTTTACCAATGTTCCAACAGACCCGGTGGTGGATAGTGTTACAAAAAGGTGGAATGAGATTTCGAAACTCACAGACATTCCGTTGGACGAGTTCACAATTGCAATCCGACTGATTCTCAACTcgacatatttttctttcaacaaCAAAGtttacaaacaaatttttggcAGTCCAATGGGCTCTCCCCTATCACCGATAGCGGCGGATATGGTCATGTGTGACCTAGAGCAGGTTGCAATCTCACAACTTAAATATGTtccacaattttattttcgatatgTTGATGACATTGCAATGGATGCTCCATGTAATGAGATCGAGAATACATTGGAGGTCTTTAATTCCTTGCATAAACGGTTGCAATTTACGTGTGAAATCGGACGGGAGGGCAGACTTAATTTTTTGGATGTTACCATTGTAATAGAGGATAAGAGGATTATTTTTGACCATTTCCACAACCTACTTACTCTGGCaggtatttaa